From one Chlamydiifrater phoenicopteri genomic stretch:
- a CDS encoding TCP-1/cpn60 chaperonin family protein produces the protein MFPGKNLAFGKDAANKLLSGISKLSLLLAPHIGPETASRASIISLHKGCLSEEHVERLALTNDFEIAGAEMALSLGDSVSATTGGGGIASILLLETILKESLEAIQNGAITEQIIEGLYLGVQQIETELSQKVTPVKDLDKIKALALCSSRGNDLAAKAIHTAFSSVFPSGFILVESSTEQRPTLNNTHGLRLSIGFSSPYFISDTSSMSVSMSNPYILIINAKISDLHPFLPLFKKISETDRDLLIICESISSQTLSSLIINRIKNLLRVCVVSPKNPCSFFREELEDAALFSGTFIIRQENLPSLCIKTLGRCDQARIFSNKLILIGSNVQPDLHALQIKRLEENIKHSANEQEKVFLMRRKKRLSEKVAFIDVFSTEKRSSLDFEASVKESILSVETALESGFVPGGGTSLFYASTSLENLSKNQSDNSVKSGIQALQRACFIPMSQIISNSGFKPEVVIEKLLVLKNPVMGLNGSSEQIEDLIAAGILDPYRTVMETLRHSVDLASLILRSAAVISKK, from the coding sequence TTGTTTCCAGGTAAGAATCTCGCTTTTGGTAAAGATGCAGCGAATAAACTGCTCTCAGGCATTAGCAAATTGTCCTTGCTTCTAGCCCCTCACATCGGTCCAGAGACAGCTTCCAGAGCTTCTATTATCTCTCTACATAAAGGTTGCTTGTCAGAGGAGCACGTAGAACGTCTAGCATTAACGAACGATTTTGAAATCGCTGGAGCGGAAATGGCTTTGTCCTTAGGAGACTCCGTAAGTGCAACAACAGGAGGCGGCGGCATTGCCTCCATTCTTTTGCTAGAAACTATTTTGAAAGAAAGTTTAGAAGCTATACAGAATGGAGCCATTACAGAACAAATCATTGAAGGACTGTATCTGGGTGTTCAACAAATAGAAACGGAACTTTCACAAAAAGTTACGCCAGTCAAAGATTTAGACAAAATAAAGGCCCTTGCTCTCTGCTCATCAAGAGGCAATGATTTAGCAGCTAAAGCAATCCACACGGCCTTTTCTTCTGTCTTCCCCTCAGGATTTATACTTGTTGAAAGTAGTACTGAGCAACGTCCCACATTGAATAATACTCATGGATTGAGACTCTCTATAGGATTTTCTTCACCTTATTTTATTTCGGATACTTCTTCCATGTCCGTATCCATGTCTAACCCTTATATTCTCATTATTAACGCAAAAATTTCGGACCTACACCCTTTTCTACCGTTGTTTAAGAAAATATCAGAGACTGATCGGGATCTTCTTATTATTTGCGAATCTATTTCTTCTCAGACTTTATCTTCATTAATCATTAACAGGATAAAAAACCTTCTGCGCGTTTGCGTCGTCTCTCCCAAAAACCCTTGCTCATTTTTTAGAGAAGAACTAGAAGATGCCGCGCTCTTCTCTGGAACATTTATTATACGGCAAGAAAACCTTCCCTCGTTATGCATAAAAACATTGGGTAGATGTGATCAAGCGAGGATTTTTTCAAACAAACTAATCCTCATAGGAAGCAACGTACAACCAGATCTTCACGCATTACAAATAAAGAGACTAGAAGAAAACATCAAACACTCTGCAAACGAACAAGAAAAAGTTTTTCTTATGCGGAGAAAAAAGAGACTATCAGAAAAAGTAGCCTTCATAGATGTTTTTTCAACAGAAAAAAGAAGTTCTTTAGACTTTGAAGCCTCCGTCAAAGAAAGTATTTTATCCGTAGAAACAGCCTTAGAAAGCGGCTTCGTTCCCGGCGGTGGGACCTCTTTATTTTATGCATCAACCTCTTTAGAAAATCTTTCTAAAAATCAATCAGACAATTCCGTAAAATCAGGGATACAAGCCTTACAAAGAGCTTGTTTTATACCTATGTCTCAAATAATCTCTAACAGCGGTTTTAAACCAGAAGTGGTGATTGAGAAATTGCTCGTACTTAAAAACCCTGTCATGGGATTGAATGGTTCTTCAGAACAAATAGAAGATCTTATTGCTGCAGGAATTTTAGATCCCTATAGGACCGTAATGGAAACTCTTCGACATTCCGTCGACCTAGCCTCTTTGATCTTAAGATCTGCGGCTGTTATTAGCAAAAAATAG
- the murF gene encoding UDP-N-acetylmuramoyl-tripeptide--D-alanyl-D-alanine ligase yields the protein MRPILLSEWVSLLFPDVPEIRSSKMVSGVVIDSRQVQAGDVFFALPGARVDGHSFLQEASQKGAVAAVVSSEYSGGDFGLELIRVPSVSEALSSAGNCKYNLYEGVVVGITGSLGKTTVKVFLNAILSSAYTVFSTPKSYNTQLTVPLSLLMSGGDEDFLILEMGVSSPGDMSNLLKVVEPDVAVVTQVSSQHTAFFSDGKQGICQEKTRIFGVNKAQIQLLPRDSEFFDFMKNVNPMAEQFSFSFSNFLADFHYKSISDSGVMIATPFGDLSLNIKFPYKPAYINFLIAVSLATILGISPEEIESVLPNIKLPPMRFESMESNGITVINDAYNASPEAVLAALESLPEPGPQGKTVLVLGHMAELGAYSNEGHAIVAEVALKKAQAIFFIGDKWEPVQWMCKQSPCNVEFHPTPNSLVEKLKKLVCKGDVVLLKGSRIFALESLLSCF from the coding sequence ATGCGTCCTATTCTTCTATCTGAGTGGGTTTCCCTGTTGTTTCCAGATGTTCCAGAGATCCGTTCTTCTAAAATGGTATCGGGAGTAGTAATTGATAGTCGGCAGGTTCAGGCTGGGGACGTGTTCTTTGCTTTGCCCGGAGCTCGAGTTGATGGGCATTCTTTTTTACAGGAGGCTTCGCAAAAAGGAGCTGTGGCAGCTGTTGTTTCTTCTGAGTATTCTGGTGGAGATTTTGGTTTGGAGCTCATAAGAGTGCCTTCTGTTTCGGAAGCTTTGTCTTCAGCTGGCAACTGCAAATATAATCTTTATGAGGGTGTTGTTGTCGGGATTACTGGGTCTTTAGGGAAAACTACTGTGAAAGTTTTTTTGAATGCTATTCTCTCTTCAGCTTATACAGTGTTTTCCACTCCTAAGAGCTATAATACACAGCTGACGGTTCCGCTGAGCCTTTTAATGAGTGGAGGAGATGAGGATTTTCTAATTTTAGAAATGGGAGTGTCTTCTCCGGGGGACATGTCTAACCTTTTAAAGGTTGTTGAGCCTGACGTAGCTGTTGTTACTCAAGTTTCTTCCCAACATACAGCGTTTTTCTCAGACGGAAAGCAAGGGATTTGCCAAGAAAAAACTCGTATATTTGGAGTGAATAAAGCGCAGATACAACTCCTGCCTAGAGACAGTGAGTTTTTTGATTTCATGAAAAATGTTAATCCAATGGCTGAGCAGTTTTCTTTTTCTTTCAGTAATTTTTTGGCAGATTTTCATTACAAATCGATATCTGATAGTGGAGTTATGATAGCAACTCCTTTTGGAGATCTTTCGTTAAATATTAAATTTCCCTACAAGCCTGCTTATATTAATTTTTTGATAGCAGTGTCTTTGGCAACAATCCTAGGAATTTCTCCTGAAGAAATAGAATCTGTCTTACCAAATATCAAATTGCCTCCTATGCGCTTTGAAAGCATGGAGAGTAACGGGATCACCGTTATAAATGACGCTTACAATGCTAGTCCAGAGGCCGTTTTGGCTGCTTTAGAGTCCCTTCCCGAACCAGGGCCTCAAGGAAAGACTGTCTTGGTTTTAGGTCATATGGCTGAGTTAGGAGCCTACTCCAATGAGGGGCACGCTATTGTTGCTGAAGTCGCCCTAAAAAAAGCCCAAGCTATATTCTTCATCGGAGATAAATGGGAACCTGTACAATGGATGTGTAAACAGAGTCCTTGTAACGTTGAATTTCATCCCACCCCTAACTCTTTGGTTGAAAAACTAAAGAAATTGGTTTGCAAAGGGGATGTCGTTCTATTAAAAGGATCTCGGATATTTGCCTTGGAATCTTTGCTTAGTTGCTTTTAG
- the mraY gene encoding phospho-N-acetylmuramoyl-pentapeptide-transferase, with protein MAFILVVASFFGLGVRSGFFWLFSFSIVSWSLLGMVDDIVKQKQKKGHGLSAKKKFCFQFLIAFVTVLSFMRISSSSCFNDASSMPQQEKAATSFCSDNSFFLYKVPFVKESLKGSSILGKMTLFCLAIVAIVGTANAVNLTDGLDGLASGCMFLASISFIIMTVLSELLISKVLPRASIEVLLLLSSMAGVCLGFFFYNRFPAKLFMGDTGSMMLGGMLGTCVVFLRQELFLVIVGGVFVAEALSVIIQVASFKIRKKRIFLCAPLHHHFEYKGISENRVVVGFWIAGAIVGVVGVLSSLLSFL; from the coding sequence ATGGCGTTTATACTGGTGGTGGCAAGCTTCTTCGGGCTTGGTGTGCGGTCCGGATTTTTTTGGCTTTTTTCTTTTTCTATTGTTTCCTGGTCTCTTCTGGGAATGGTTGACGATATTGTTAAACAAAAACAAAAAAAAGGACATGGGCTTTCTGCCAAGAAGAAATTTTGTTTTCAATTTCTGATAGCTTTTGTCACGGTCTTAAGTTTCATGCGAATTTCTTCTAGTTCCTGTTTTAATGACGCTTCATCTATGCCACAGCAAGAAAAGGCGGCAACGAGTTTTTGTTCTGATAACTCTTTTTTTCTGTATAAGGTGCCTTTTGTAAAGGAAAGCTTAAAAGGTTCCTCCATCTTAGGAAAGATGACGCTTTTTTGTTTAGCCATAGTAGCTATCGTTGGAACAGCAAATGCTGTCAATTTAACCGATGGATTAGATGGATTAGCTTCAGGTTGTATGTTTTTGGCATCGATTAGCTTCATCATCATGACGGTGCTTTCAGAGCTGCTTATTTCAAAAGTGCTGCCACGAGCATCTATAGAGGTCTTATTGCTGCTTTCAAGTATGGCCGGAGTTTGTTTGGGCTTCTTCTTCTATAACAGGTTCCCCGCGAAACTTTTTATGGGGGATACGGGTTCTATGATGCTAGGAGGAATGTTGGGTACTTGTGTAGTTTTCCTCCGTCAAGAGTTGTTTCTTGTTATTGTCGGAGGAGTTTTTGTTGCAGAAGCTTTGTCTGTTATCATCCAAGTGGCTTCATTTAAGATCCGAAAGAAACGTATCTTTCTTTGCGCTCCGTTGCATCATCACTTTGAGTATAAGGGTATTTCTGAAAATAGAGTGGTTGTTGGTTTCTGGATCGCCGGAGCCATTGTAGGGGTTGTAGGAGTGCTTTCCTCTTTGTTGAGTTTTTTATGA
- the murD gene encoding UDP-N-acetylmuramoyl-L-alanine--D-glutamate ligase produces MKKSVVILGLGVSGLAAARYLEEKNISLIGMDREPASRVSKNTFPIISDKDKLPDNVIGVVRSPGVPIDHPVILEAEKRKIPVVTDLELAFGDSRISRHPCIGITGSNGKTTTVEFLTHLIRKQGIPALAVGNIGVPLLDSLDFPGIRIIEISSFQSAMALEFPVLSAAAILNISSNHLDYHGSMESYSSAKYRIIRYLKNKENLFADGDIIRDLCGEGQSLCEYYKKVQALWDKGSALKDVYSHDKRNYCAALALARTVVDVSEEGFVEAVKTFCKPQHRLEFVANVSGVCYVNDSKATTFDSVIKAVSSVQGEVILLLGGRNKGGDFSFLVSQLLREVRNKIRKVIIFGESRNEILAAFSGNFDLGMVESLSDAVKLAKSEAVVGDTVLLSPGCASFDQFTSFEHRGEVFKQLVHSLRESLL; encoded by the coding sequence ATGAAAAAGTCTGTAGTTATTCTTGGTTTAGGTGTCAGTGGTTTAGCTGCTGCTAGGTATTTAGAAGAAAAAAATATTTCTCTAATAGGAATGGACCGAGAACCAGCTTCAAGGGTCTCAAAAAATACTTTTCCTATCATCTCTGATAAAGATAAGTTGCCAGACAATGTTATTGGAGTGGTTCGTTCTCCAGGAGTGCCCATAGATCATCCGGTAATTTTAGAGGCAGAAAAAAGGAAAATTCCCGTTGTTACAGATTTGGAACTTGCTTTTGGAGATTCTCGGATCAGTAGGCACCCTTGCATAGGTATAACAGGGAGCAATGGAAAAACCACAACAGTAGAATTTTTGACTCACTTGATCAGAAAACAAGGGATTCCTGCGTTAGCTGTTGGAAACATAGGAGTGCCCTTGTTGGATTCGTTGGATTTTCCTGGAATTCGAATTATAGAAATCAGCTCATTCCAATCTGCGATGGCTTTGGAGTTCCCAGTACTGTCTGCGGCTGCTATTCTCAATATTTCTAGTAATCATCTTGATTATCACGGAAGTATGGAAAGTTATTCCTCAGCAAAATACAGAATTATTCGATATCTCAAGAATAAAGAAAATTTGTTTGCAGACGGGGATATTATTAGAGACTTATGTGGCGAGGGGCAGTCTTTGTGTGAATATTATAAAAAGGTTCAGGCTCTTTGGGATAAAGGGAGTGCATTAAAAGATGTTTACTCGCATGATAAAAGGAATTACTGTGCGGCTTTGGCTTTAGCCAGAACAGTTGTTGATGTTAGCGAGGAAGGGTTTGTAGAGGCTGTGAAAACCTTTTGCAAGCCGCAGCATAGGCTGGAGTTCGTTGCAAATGTTTCTGGAGTTTGCTACGTTAATGATAGCAAGGCGACGACTTTTGATTCTGTGATCAAAGCTGTCAGCTCTGTGCAGGGAGAAGTGATTTTGCTCCTTGGAGGGAGAAATAAAGGGGGGGATTTCTCTTTTCTAGTGTCTCAATTGCTTAGGGAAGTAAGAAATAAAATAAGAAAGGTCATCATTTTTGGAGAGAGCAGAAACGAGATTCTCGCAGCTTTTTCAGGTAATTTTGATTTGGGAATGGTTGAATCTTTGAGCGATGCTGTGAAATTAGCCAAGAGTGAGGCTGTTGTGGGCGATACTGTTTTGCTATCCCCCGGTTGTGCTAGTTTTGATCAATTTACTAGTTTCGAACATAGGGGAGAAGTTTTTAAACAGTTAGTGCACAGTTTACGGGAGTCTTTGTTATGA
- a CDS encoding lytic transglycosylase has translation MNRRDTVIIAAVLNCALLGALFITAKRSEDKSLEIPASAFRAPIVEVSSDPGESSTGGVKGELVRQFMEEPIVITKSPESSSEAQKTSSVIQVQEGQGKAASQTSGATAPVVSISKELTKNPDLGVAKKEAASVQEQAEQLITIVVKKGDFLERIAKANGTTVNTIMKLNNLTSTQLKIGQLLKVPELKEERKINSVTVASSDDYYTVREGDSAWSVALRHKMKVTDLLKLNDLDEHSARRIKPGDQLRIR, from the coding sequence ATGAATCGTAGAGATACTGTTATCATTGCGGCTGTTCTTAATTGTGCTTTGCTAGGGGCTTTGTTTATTACCGCAAAGCGCTCTGAGGATAAGAGCTTAGAAATTCCTGCGTCAGCTTTTCGTGCTCCGATAGTGGAGGTTTCTTCTGATCCCGGGGAGTCCTCGACAGGAGGTGTTAAGGGAGAACTAGTTCGTCAGTTCATGGAAGAGCCTATAGTGATAACAAAATCTCCAGAGAGTTCTTCAGAAGCTCAGAAGACTTCTTCCGTTATACAAGTTCAAGAGGGCCAAGGAAAGGCCGCAAGCCAAACCTCTGGAGCTACAGCGCCTGTCGTTTCTATTAGTAAGGAGCTGACTAAAAATCCTGACTTGGGAGTAGCAAAAAAAGAAGCTGCTTCTGTTCAGGAACAAGCTGAACAACTCATCACTATTGTTGTTAAAAAGGGAGACTTTTTGGAACGCATAGCGAAAGCTAATGGAACCACAGTAAACACCATCATGAAATTAAATAACTTAACTTCGACTCAATTGAAAATTGGTCAGTTGTTAAAAGTTCCTGAGCTTAAAGAAGAAAGAAAAATAAATTCGGTGACAGTAGCTTCTTCAGACGACTATTACACTGTGCGTGAAGGCGATAGCGCGTGGTCTGTGGCTTTGCGTCACAAAATGAAAGTAACGGATTTATTAAAATTAAATGATCTCGATGAGCATTCTGCTCGTAGAATAAAACCTGGGGACCAATTGCGTATACGTTAG
- the ftsW gene encoding putative lipid II flippase FtsW has translation MKWFIVSCLLGIFSLGLIMVFDTSSAEVLDRSLTYGTHKALIKQIVYVIIGLLVAAVIRLVGWKDVVRASPLILSVSVVFLILVLVPGVGVCRNGARRWLGVGHLTIQPSEFVKYLVPLACIERLSTQIVSSFSQFLRLASFLCAPILLIAIEPDNGSAAVIACSLIPIFFLSSLKIRYWLLPLLVMIVFGGAAAYRLPYVRNRIHVYLHPEVDLKGRGHQPHQAKIAAGSGRLFGKGLGGSLQKLTYLPEAQNDYIAAIFAEEFGFLGMLLLILLYLFFIYGGYYIAMMSRSEKGAHVAISITFLIAIQAFLNLAVVSGLLPSKGVNLPFFSQGGSSLIANICGVTVLLKVYEDENKKSYTSDRRNRGACYPSS, from the coding sequence ATGAAGTGGTTTATTGTTTCTTGTTTGTTGGGGATTTTTTCTTTGGGGTTGATTATGGTGTTTGATACCTCGTCAGCGGAAGTTCTAGATCGTTCTCTGACGTACGGTACACACAAAGCCCTCATTAAACAGATTGTATATGTAATCATTGGGTTGTTGGTTGCTGCTGTCATCCGTTTAGTTGGATGGAAAGATGTAGTAAGAGCTAGTCCTCTTATTTTGTCTGTATCGGTCGTTTTTCTTATTCTGGTGCTTGTTCCCGGTGTAGGGGTTTGTCGAAATGGTGCTAGAAGATGGTTAGGAGTAGGACACCTGACTATTCAACCTTCGGAATTTGTTAAGTATCTTGTTCCCCTGGCATGTATAGAGAGGCTGTCTACGCAGATTGTGAGCAGCTTTTCACAATTTCTTCGGTTGGCGTCCTTTCTATGCGCACCGATTCTTCTGATAGCCATAGAGCCAGATAATGGTTCCGCAGCAGTTATTGCCTGTTCATTGATTCCGATATTTTTTTTGAGCTCGTTGAAAATTCGTTATTGGCTGCTCCCTTTGCTTGTTATGATCGTTTTTGGCGGTGCTGCAGCGTATAGGCTTCCTTACGTTCGGAATCGCATACATGTTTATTTGCATCCGGAAGTAGATTTAAAAGGTAGGGGACATCAACCTCATCAGGCAAAGATTGCTGCAGGATCGGGTAGATTATTTGGAAAAGGGTTGGGTGGTAGTTTACAAAAGTTAACGTATTTACCTGAGGCTCAAAATGATTATATAGCAGCTATTTTTGCTGAAGAATTTGGATTTTTAGGGATGCTATTATTAATATTGCTTTACCTTTTTTTCATCTATGGCGGTTATTACATAGCTATGATGTCCCGATCAGAAAAAGGGGCTCATGTGGCTATCAGCATCACATTTCTCATAGCTATTCAGGCTTTTTTGAATTTGGCAGTTGTTTCTGGGCTTTTACCTAGTAAAGGAGTGAATTTGCCTTTCTTTAGTCAAGGAGGTTCTTCCTTGATAGCAAATATTTGTGGAGTAACAGTTTTGCTAAAAGTGTATGAAGATGAAAATAAGAAAAGTTATACTAGCGACAGGAGGAACAGGGGGGCATGTTATCCCAGCTCTTGA
- a CDS encoding UDP-N-acetylglucosamine--N-acetylmuramyl-(pentapeptide) pyrophosphoryl-undecaprenol N-acetylglucosamine transferase, with translation MKIRKVILATGGTGGHVIPALETAQLLRQQGVEVLLLGNNICKHVGQKGEGFAIHEVPSAPVFVRSPFTLFRNLRILSRGIIKARSDIKAFLPDYVIGFGSYHSLPVLIAAILSRVPFVLHEQNISLGKVNRVLTPFSQGVCGTFMNPPTVTCKQEDLLDEQARTVFLEKFSGVYPIIVVVGGSQGARTLNTLLPEALAGVQHKYPSMGVFHVVGSQFVKKDLEQAYRKMNLRHIISHFEDHLPAIMSAADLVIGRAGAKTMEELIRVQTPAILVPYPGAYNHQKKNAEFFTNSVQGGEFIEESFLTPQALAKSIEYSLSSHVMEKRKLALEQYWKGRNPRTIVQFLEDL, from the coding sequence ATGAAAATAAGAAAAGTTATACTAGCGACAGGAGGAACAGGGGGGCATGTTATCCCAGCTCTTGAGACGGCTCAGCTTCTTCGTCAGCAAGGAGTAGAAGTCCTTCTCCTAGGTAACAATATTTGCAAACATGTTGGACAGAAAGGAGAAGGCTTTGCTATTCATGAGGTTCCTTCCGCGCCAGTTTTTGTTCGCTCTCCATTTACGCTTTTCCGTAATCTGAGAATTCTTAGTAGGGGAATAATTAAGGCTAGGAGCGACATTAAGGCTTTTTTACCCGACTATGTGATAGGTTTTGGTAGTTATCATAGTTTGCCTGTTTTGATTGCAGCTATTTTATCTAGAGTGCCTTTTGTCTTGCATGAACAAAATATTTCTCTGGGGAAGGTAAATCGTGTTTTAACGCCTTTTTCTCAAGGAGTTTGTGGGACGTTTATGAACCCGCCGACAGTTACCTGTAAACAAGAAGACTTGCTTGATGAACAAGCGAGGACAGTGTTTCTAGAAAAATTTTCTGGAGTATATCCTATTATCGTGGTTGTCGGGGGATCTCAGGGAGCAAGAACTCTTAACACCTTGTTGCCAGAAGCTTTAGCTGGTGTACAACACAAATATCCTTCCATGGGAGTTTTTCATGTAGTAGGTTCTCAATTTGTTAAAAAAGATTTGGAGCAGGCCTACAGAAAAATGAATTTGCGTCATATCATTTCGCATTTTGAAGATCATCTTCCAGCCATTATGAGCGCTGCAGACTTAGTGATAGGGCGCGCTGGAGCAAAGACTATGGAAGAGTTAATACGAGTACAGACACCTGCTATACTCGTCCCTTATCCAGGAGCTTATAATCATCAAAAGAAAAATGCAGAATTTTTTACTAACAGTGTTCAGGGTGGAGAATTTATAGAAGAAAGCTTTTTAACTCCTCAAGCTTTGGCCAAAAGTATAGAATACTCATTGTCGTCTCATGTTATGGAAAAAAGAAAATTGGCTTTAGAGCAATATTGGAAGGGAAGAAACCCTAGAACGATAGTACAATTTTTAGAGGACTTATAG
- the murC gene encoding UDP-N-acetylmuramate--L-alanine ligase — protein sequence MISNEKVYHFIGIGGIGMSALAHILLDRKVKVTGSDVSLGANVKNLVRKGGQCWQGHSKDNIADDVVVVYSSGIPGSNVEYLEALNKKLPLIHRSELLASLMEGSESILVSGSHGKTTTSSLIAAIFTQAGKDPSFAIGGNNHNMINGKAGNSKYFIAEADESDGSLKSYKPHSAVITNLDYEHLVNYDHNINNLGKAFYSFMEKVSDKTKLFYNGDCPLLQQFKPSEGISFGFSSHNDLVVSDYRCSSWNSVFSFNFLEKTYESVTLALPGKHNVLNAAAAFGLALSYGIEESLIREALENFSGVKKRLEKKPSSEKIILLDDYAHHPKEIFCSISAVREAIGERRLVAVCQPHRYSRVADCKDAYEKVFDEADVVIFTDIYSAGETPIPGICSKNIVDQINKRFFNKAFYVPRSELVAFLKNNLQVHDVCLTMGAGDVSLIHDELADYEVSKLKVGLIFGGKSLEHQISTLSARNVYNNLDPNWYEVTAFAIDREGNWIPGAQDVLEGEDIDVPLGKGDTPLASSVASQLAQCDMFFPVLHGLNGEDGSLQGFFEVLGKPYTGPSIAFSSLCIDKLQTKQLVASAGIPIVPYKDFSQFRWIREKEVILEEITSSFAFPMFVKAVHLGSSLGIYEVNNIEELYAGVDLVFSLDTRASVEEKVSEAKEVEFACLGGAEELFCSVARAISRNSHGRFIDYNHKYGLNGVSSFESICDSQIGSQEILQEGKELAKSVYKILGGVGCCRIDFFLTKEGKYLFSEVNTIPGMTMASTFPKAFAREGMDMKRICHKLISEGLYRCQIKKVKGVYS from the coding sequence GTGATTAGTAACGAGAAGGTATATCACTTTATAGGAATTGGTGGCATAGGTATGAGCGCCTTAGCTCATATTTTATTAGATAGGAAGGTGAAGGTTACAGGTAGTGATGTATCTTTAGGTGCTAATGTAAAAAATCTCGTGCGCAAGGGAGGGCAGTGTTGGCAAGGGCATTCCAAAGATAATATAGCTGATGATGTCGTAGTTGTTTATAGTTCGGGAATCCCAGGTTCTAATGTTGAGTATTTGGAAGCGCTTAATAAAAAGCTTCCGCTCATACATCGTTCTGAGTTGTTAGCCTCTCTCATGGAGGGATCCGAGTCTATTTTGGTCTCAGGAAGCCATGGCAAGACAACGACATCTTCTTTAATCGCAGCCATTTTCACTCAAGCAGGAAAAGATCCTTCATTTGCTATAGGTGGAAATAATCACAATATGATTAATGGAAAGGCGGGAAATTCCAAATATTTCATTGCGGAAGCAGACGAAAGTGACGGGTCATTAAAGTCTTATAAGCCGCACTCAGCGGTGATTACGAACTTAGATTATGAACATTTAGTAAATTATGATCACAACATTAATAACTTGGGAAAAGCTTTCTATAGTTTTATGGAGAAAGTATCGGATAAAACCAAGTTGTTTTACAATGGAGACTGTCCTCTTCTTCAACAATTTAAACCTTCTGAGGGGATTTCTTTTGGATTTTCTTCTCATAATGATTTAGTAGTATCTGATTACAGATGTTCTTCTTGGAATTCGGTTTTTTCCTTCAACTTTTTAGAAAAGACTTATGAAAGTGTAACGTTAGCTCTTCCTGGGAAGCATAATGTATTAAATGCTGCTGCTGCTTTTGGGTTGGCTCTTTCTTATGGAATAGAAGAAAGTTTGATTCGGGAAGCTCTAGAGAATTTTTCTGGAGTAAAAAAACGATTAGAGAAAAAGCCTTCCTCGGAAAAAATAATTCTCCTAGATGACTATGCACATCATCCAAAAGAGATTTTTTGTTCAATAAGTGCTGTCAGGGAGGCTATAGGAGAACGACGTTTGGTTGCTGTTTGTCAGCCTCACAGATATTCGCGCGTAGCAGATTGTAAAGATGCTTACGAGAAGGTTTTTGATGAGGCAGATGTTGTAATTTTTACAGACATTTATTCTGCTGGGGAGACTCCAATTCCCGGGATTTGTTCTAAGAATATTGTGGACCAAATCAATAAGAGATTCTTTAATAAAGCTTTTTATGTCCCTCGTTCTGAATTGGTTGCTTTTTTAAAAAACAATTTGCAGGTGCATGATGTCTGTCTTACAATGGGAGCTGGAGATGTATCTTTAATTCATGACGAATTAGCTGATTATGAAGTGTCGAAGTTAAAGGTAGGGCTGATTTTCGGAGGGAAGTCTCTAGAACATCAGATATCTACTTTATCCGCTAGGAATGTATACAATAACTTGGATCCAAATTGGTATGAGGTGACGGCCTTCGCTATAGATAGAGAAGGGAACTGGATTCCTGGAGCTCAAGATGTTTTAGAAGGAGAAGATATAGATGTTCCTCTAGGGAAGGGAGACACTCCTTTGGCTTCTTCGGTAGCTTCTCAACTAGCTCAATGTGATATGTTCTTTCCAGTGCTTCATGGTCTTAATGGTGAAGATGGTAGCCTGCAGGGTTTTTTTGAAGTGTTAGGGAAGCCTTATACGGGTCCTAGTATAGCCTTTTCTTCATTGTGTATAGATAAATTGCAAACCAAGCAGCTAGTTGCTTCTGCTGGGATTCCTATAGTTCCCTATAAAGATTTTTCACAGTTTCGATGGATAAGAGAGAAAGAAGTAATTTTGGAAGAAATCACTTCAAGTTTTGCTTTCCCTATGTTTGTAAAGGCTGTTCATTTGGGCTCTAGTTTAGGCATTTACGAAGTGAATAATATAGAGGAGCTGTACGCAGGAGTGGATTTGGTGTTCTCTTTGGATACAAGGGCTTCTGTAGAAGAAAAAGTATCTGAAGCTAAAGAAGTAGAGTTTGCTTGTTTAGGAGGGGCTGAAGAGCTTTTTTGTTCTGTAGCTAGAGCTATTTCTAGAAATAGTCATGGAAGATTCATAGATTACAATCATAAATATGGTCTTAACGGAGTTTCTTCTTTTGAAAGTATTTGTGATTCTCAAATTGGTTCTCAAGAAATTCTTCAAGAGGGTAAGGAGCTGGCCAAGTCGGTTTATAAAATTTTAGGTGGAGTCGGTTGCTGCCGTATAGATTTCTTCTTAACAAAAGAAGGTAAATATTTGTTCTCTGAAGTGAATACTATCCCAGGGATGACGATGGCAAGCACTTTCCCGAAAGCCTTTGCCAGAGAGGGAATGGATATGAAACGAATTTGTCATAAACTCATCTCTGAGGGACTTTATCGCTGCCAAATAAAGAAAGTGAAAGGAGTCTACAGCTAG